The sequence below is a genomic window from Pempheris klunzingeri isolate RE-2024b chromosome 12, fPemKlu1.hap1, whole genome shotgun sequence.
TAGAGTCCATCTGGAGACTAAAAGTATATTTAAGAAGCCCTTTATCCCAAGTGCATCAATATCCAGGTAGCTGATGGGACATTAACtggtttctttttaattgtctACTTGCTTTTTAAGCTGTTGTTTCTTGTGTCTGACAAGCTGAAGACAAATCTGTAttctatatttcattttctaaaaaaaggcaaaacagaaGTTCCTCTTGTACCTGTCCAGCCCCCCGTCCATCAGCTCTCTGTTCCTCCGGTCAGTCCAGGTGGAGAACTTCTCCAGAATGTAGGCCGCCAAGCCCACAGGAGAGTCATTCACGCCgcagcctgcacacacagtctgagtTTATTCACAGCTGAAGACAACCAACACTGAGATTACAAACTACCGGGGACACTTTCAGCCTGTTTCCCGGTTCTGTGCCCCCACCTGCAGTGTCTGGTTTAGTGGCCTGGATGTGAAAGTATCCCGTTTCCCTCAGGATGTCCCAGACGTTCTTCTCGAAGAAAGGGAACAGCCGACGAACATCTTCCTTCGTGAAGCCCACCAGGAAGGGCAGATAAGGGCCAATCATGAGGGACAGCATCAGTTTGAAGCCCTTTCTCATCGTGAACATGTTCAGGTGGAGTCCTTTCACACACCTGGAGAAGATTAGAGGTCTTTAATCTGTATCGAGTGCACATTTGTCCCTACCAAtgcatgtttttaatctttttctaTTTGCGAATCGTCCCTTATTTGCTCCCATCTCTAGGAATGTGTAGCGTCAGCAGCTTTTGGTCAGTCGTGCACtttgcacacagacagcactgtttCACCATCTGTGTCCGAGTGTCACAATGCTGCCTTTAAAAAACAAGTGGTGGAAATTCCACAGCGGTGATCGGCTGCGGCTTGTTTTGCCGTCTTACTGAGGCTTCATCTGTGCCATGTTGGTGGTGATGAGGGACCCCCAGTCTCCTCCCTGCAGGTAGAACTGGGAGAATCCTAAACGCTCCATCAGTGTCAGGAACACTCGGGCGGCCGCGAGACTGTCGAACCCTGACAAAGACACAAGAAGCACATCTGTAAACGTCTGCAGCTGGAATGCATGCAGACAGTTAGTGAGACTCATTACCCTGTTTACGAGGGGCCTCTGAGAAGCCGTAGCCAGGGATGGACGGGCATATGACCTCGAACGCCACACCATCCTGGTTGTCTGTGAGAAGCGGCAGAATCCTGTAGAACTCATAGAAGGAGCCGGGCCAGCCGTGAACGAGCATCAGGGGCAGGACCCTCTGGTTGTCACGGCGAGGAGGCCGCACGTGGACAAAGTGCACGTCCAGGCCTGCGTGGACGCAAAAGCAgtggtgtgaaaagaagaaaggagaggagaagagtgtGGACTGAGCAGGCGTCACTGTGGCTGTGTGGACCTTCAATCTTAGTCTTGAAGTGTGGATACTGGTTCAACGCTGCCACTTGCTTCTCCCAGTCAAACTCGTGCCTCCAGTAGGACACTACTGTCCTCAGGGAGGTGGAGTTGAAGCCGTAATGGAAGCCGCTGTCCTCCAGAGGATCAGCATAGCGGGTTCTGTCAATGCGCTCATGCAGGTCCTGTTGGGGGGAGACCACAGCTGATTACCCCACAAACACACGGGAGAGTGACTGGTGGTACTAATGGTGGTATAACTAATGATGGACAGTGACCTGAATCTCCTCCTCTGAGGTTTGCACTTTAAAGGGGTAGATTTTCTCATCCTCTGACAGGGGCCTCTCTCCtgccccccaccacccctcACCGACAGGAATACTTTTCACCTGTCTTCTGCGGTGCAGTAAGTATGCCAGGATGccccctgcagccacagcagagcCCAGCAGAGCCTGCTGCTGGGCGGCATCCAGGCCGAAGAACGAGTCCCTGCAAAGTgggagaaaagagcagagctcaggtgtCAGCAGCTCTGCGGCCACTGGAGGTTTGTGGGTAAATTAGAGGTAAAAGCAGACTTACTTCAACACCTGCAGTCTTTGCATTGTGCAGGTCCAAAGGTGATGTTTTTATCAGCTGAACTGGGACAGAGGTCACTGAGGTTTTATTTACCGCAGCCGCAGCAGAATTTGTGCACAAATACGCCAAAATCCAGCCGGATGTGGTTCAAAGCGCCTCGTCAGGCTCCTCCACAGTGCACCTGGACGTAATGCTGGAGTTTCAACAGGTAAACATGCAGACTGCGGGACTTCCCGGTGTGCAAAGCGAACACCCCGCAGACTGAACCGGGTGGAGGCGGGGCTAGTGTAGAGGAGGCTGTTGATTGGCTGCACGGTGCGTCACTCTCTGCGCACAAACAGGCCTGACGTCGGTGTTTATATAACCGGGAGGAACCGACGGACGCTGTTGTTTCCCTCTGAGGCTCCGCAGACACCGACACGATGTGGAAGAGCGTGTTTCCCGTTCTGGCGGCGGTCCTGGCCGTCGGCCTGTGCGGCATCATTGGGGGCCCGCAGGACATCGACGTCACGGACGAGGGGGCGCAGAACGCCCTGAACTTCGCTGTTACCCAACACAACAGGGGCAGCAACGACCTGTACCTGAGCCAGGTGGCGGAGGTGGTGAAGGTCCAGAGACAGGTGAGCAGCTCCGACTGGATCCATGAGTGTGTGCAGCCACTGTCCTCCTCAGGCTGGACTCAGGCTGATCTCAGGCTGATCTCAGGCTGGACTCAGGCTGATCTCAGgctgaaggagggaggaggcctGCAGAGGAGAGGCTTCATCATCAGGCCTGTCTGTTTATATatctgtatttctgtttgtttacttATATActtattgaattatttatgtTCTTATTCACTTTATTATCTGTTTTCTtccatatatatattatatttctattatttgttagttattTATGTGCTTACTCACCTAATTATCTATTAATTGTCCTACTGACACACTCATGTATTAACTTAGTTATAGTCCCACTGATTTGCTGTGTGCGTGGATCCTAATCAGCAGTGAACTAACGGAGCCCTCAGGTAATCCTATCAGATCCTGTTCTGTCCCGTCAAGCGTTCACAGGTGACCTCTCCAACATGTCCACACAGGCGTtttcagataaataaatgaggTGGAAAACTGTTCTTGGCACGTCTTTAAGGGGGGATCAGAGCCACCTGAAAAGAATCACTGCAGAGAGGGATAGCGTGGGGTCATTTCTGAGCGTGTTGGTGTGAAATTCTTTGGTATTTTGGCATCGACACAAGGATAAGCTGCTGGTAATGTGCGAGGTGGACCGGCTTAGCATTCTGCTGTAAGATTCCCACAGTGCTTTAAGGCTCAGGTGTTCTGTGGTCTCTGTTTTCTCCCCACAGGTGGTGTCTGGCATGAAGTACATCATCACTGTGAAAATGGCCAAGACCCCCTGCAGAAAGGGCAGCATCAATGAAGTGTGCGCCATCCACCAGGACCAAGAAATGGCTCGGGTAAGGACTTTATTAAGGGGCGACCGCCTCTGCATCTGCAAGACAAAAGAACAccatttgtttttgccactggcTGTTACTAGAGATAACATCCACATGTCGGAGAGCAGACCACAGACATCGCATTGTGAAACAGTTGTGTACTTCCCCTCTTTGAACCACTGACTTTTGTTTGTCCTGTGACCAAAGAGGGAAGTTACGACAGTGCAGAGTGAAGTCAGGGGACTTTTGTTCCAGTAACACCGCAGCAAAATAGGATCGCACAGGGTGCAAaataaatttagaaaattaaaataatgaaattcacAGATGTGAAACCGAAGTCGAGGGTGGCTGCAGGTCCTTCAAAGACCATAAATAGTCTTAAATTCTGTTTGGGATGGTCTGAGATATCGATCCATTGAAGCTGTATGTCTGGTTTAAAGTCCACTCCAAGAACAAAACGCCTGAACGTTTAATCTTTGATGAAATCAGTTCAGACGTCTCTATCATCTGTTCTGGTTCGTTTCTATTAAACTCATAACGTCTGCGGAcgctcacagagctgctgagccACTTTAAACATTGGAGGaggatgtctgtgtttgtcatttGCTGCTACATGCTGTTTTATATGTGTAATGTGTActcttttccttcctcagcCTTACCAGTGCACATTCACAGTGTGGAGCCGCCCATGGCTGGATGATATAAGGGTGGATGAGAAATGCTAGAGAGAGAACCACGGAGGAAATCCTCACTTTCTGCAGAACAATATGTATTTCCCTGTACTTTCTGCCTATAATACTACTTCTCTCTATGCTACGTAATAAGGTGACAGTGGTTCAGACATCAGAATAATCTATGCAGTATCGTATTGTTTAGAGGAGCAACACTAAATCAAGCAAATTAATAACTGTGTTCTGAACTGCCTATAAAAACTGCacgctgtttttaaaatgaaatgaaaattaaagtCACGAGTGAATTTTAATGAATGTGTCCATTGTTGAGTTTTTGCTCCCAGActtcagttttatatttcattatttttggaaAGAGCCAAAACACTGATCAATAATGTTATGAGTGCTATGAAAGGTGCAGGAGAAACTGCATGTGTACAAATAAGAATATTTACTACaagtttctgtttatttctcctttttgtatttgttagacataatgtgaatttccccttcTGGGGACCAATAATGTTTcagtcattatttttattttcttaatccATTTAGCTTTTGAACACACCTTTTACAGCTGTAATAAAATGATGGCAGTGAGAGGGGAAAACAGATCACCTTCCCTTAAGCCAGATTTTAATGTGATGATTAAAAGCAGATGCTTCTACTGCCACAGTGCTACAGAAACACCACCACATACATGCAATCATGCATTTagttaaatacataaaaatgtatttcggtcattaaataataaaactatttgGGATAAACGAACAGAGAAAACtagaggcttttattttgacaggaaGTAGATGTGTGATCACAGTCTGATGGAGACGTGAACGTGATCACAGATTCTGATCGATTATTTGGCCCCAAAGTCACCAAAGTGAATATTGGAGACAGTTTCCACGGGACACATGTCTCCTGAACACCGTGACACTAAAATGGACTTTAGAGACGAACACATCAGGAGGAAATTAACTCTTTCTTTAAGACCTGACTGTTTCAGAGACAAACTCTCGCGAGATCTGGTGACATATCGTTAGCATGGCAACCCTCACGCTAGTAACTTTACTAAACTAAAACTTTATTAAAACTACTATTGTGAGTTTTAACATTAACCAGAGATGAAGAAAATGTCCTCAGTCGACTTTTTAAGCTGTTTCTAGTAGAGACGTGTCACTCTACACCGGCTCATCCAggttatttaaaaataaaaacacatcttagTAACCTGGTGCAATCTAAAGCTAGTTAGCATCTAAGCTAACTCAGTCTGCCAACATGTCGCTGAACAGTAACTAACTACAGCCAAGTGTGAGGTGTCGGTCGGTACAGTTCACAGTTCTGTTCTTTAATAAATGTTCAGGACACGAACACAGGAAGTGAGTCTTCAGGGGGGGACGTCTCTCTTCTAACGCGTGACAGACTCCCAATGAGTGACTGTCAATGATTTATGAAGCTGCTCTCTTCAAACCAGAGCAGTTTAACCGGCAGACAACATAAAGACGCCTCTGCCCCCAAAGCATGAAGGTCCTAAACAGAGAAGAGCTGCAGCTTGCAGAAGGAGTTCTGCTGACACACCTGCCGAAGAGTTTGAAGGTAgatcctgtgtctgtctgtcctctcctcaggtggagctctgtgtctgtctgtcctctcctcagctagagctctgtgtctgtctgtcctctcctcaggtgtagctctgtgtctgtctgtcctctcctcaggtggagctctgtgtctgtctgtcctctcctcaggtggagctctgtgtctgtctgtcctctcctcaggtggagctctgtgtctgtctgtcctctcctcaggtgtagctctgtgtctgtctgtcctctcctcaggtggagctctgtgtctgtctgtctgtcctctcctcaggtggagctctgtgtctgtctgtctgtcctctcctcaggtgtagctctgtatctgtctgtcctctcctcaggtgtagctctgtgtctgtctgtctgtcctctcctcaggtggagctctgtgtctgtctgtctgtcctctcctcaggtgtagctctgtgtctgtctgtctgtcctctcctcaggtgtagctctgtgtctgtctgtctgtcctctcctcaggtgtagctctgtgtctgtctgtctgtcctctcctcaggtgtagctctgtgtctgtctgtcctctcctcaggtgtagctctgtctgtctgtcctctcctcaggtgtagctctgtctgtctgtcctctcctcaggtgtagctctgtgtctgtctgtcctctcctcaggtgtagctctgtctgtctgtcctctcctcaggtGTACGGCTTCCTGTTTGGGATCAACAGGAACAAACCAAGCACCCTGCAGACGGTGGTGGACTCCTGGCCACACTTTAAAGTCATCATCTGCCGTCCGGACCCCCAGGTGAGAGCAGAGCCCACAGgtgtgtcctgctgcagcaggcTGCCACCTTCCTGAATGACTTTTAGCACAAATTTTGTGCATGAATCTTTGTGTAAATTGGCAGAACAAGCGAGCCCTGGAGTTCATGAAAAAGGTGACGTACTTCAGCACTGATGAGCAGGTTTTAAGGAAAATGCTGACAGAGGAAAATGCAGTCGACTGGAGCACTTATTTCCTGATGGCAGGTGAGTTCAGAGCTCTGCAGGGGGGGTTATTATAGCCCCCCAGTGCAGTTTCAGGCCATAACACTTTGCATGAGAGTTTCCATTTCATGCCACTTTAACCTCCCACTCCAGCTCTGCTCACAGGTCAGTCAGGTGCCTTTTACAACTGCTGTGCAAATAACATTTCTCACACAGAATATACACATTACAAACATGATGCATCATCATCAAAccacccaacagtatataataTACTCCACCTCCACCTAAACCAGCTGACAGTAAGATGTAGTAATGATCTTCACTACACTGCAGGTAAAGGTTTGATACTCACAGgggacatttttcattcttgCTTCGGACACTTTAAGTAGATTTCTTGCTGCTAATAGTGACAACAGGATGGTGTTGGGATGCATCGTGTCTGTCCCGCAGGGTTCGACATGTCCCACGCCCCCCTGCTCAGAGAAGTGTCCTCAGACAGAGAGGTCAACAACAGAGGCTACACTTTAGTGCATCTTCTGTATCTGCCAGACAGCAGCCACCTGCTCACGCCAGCGGTCGACAGGTACGCTCCCATTACTACAATCTGCATCAGAGAAAAGTTAGgagttaaagttaaagtcatGTTATTGTTCCTCCGTGCAGATAAAAGCTCAGCGTTACTTCTTCAGAGTGTCTGTTTGCATCCAGGGATAAATAGTAGGAATACAGTTCAGACTGATGTGAGTGTTAAGATAACTATAAGAGTTAAATCTGCAGTAAATTACTTTAATTTACTTCTTAACttagatatttcagttttcttttatcattattagtttTCAGTCAGTTTTGTTGAGTTCAGGGACCAAAAATACTTTGGTtgggtttaggaaaagatcctggtttgggttaaaataataagtcagaaatataaatatatacatttatcaCTAATTATACTCTTTCCAACCACACTAGTTTTattgtacaatgaaattcttactttgccCGTTCACCCTGGGTGCCATTTTAAAGACTAAGAATAGACGAATatgtagaaaacagaaaaggagaTAAATGTCAGCAgtacacacacaatataaaaaacaatatattcaAGAAATAAACTATATTAATTTCTAGTattaagagcagcagcacactgtggAGTGTAGAATATATCTAGGAATGTGtctatatatgaatataaacagCATCTGCCTCGTCTTTTCCTCCGCAGTGAGCTTGAATCAAGGATTTCATCTCTTAACCTTTCTCATGTCGAGCTGGTGAATAAAACCTGGAAGTTTGGGGGGAACGAAAAGGGTCGCAGGAACATTACAAACCTCATCGACAACTTCCCGTCCTGCTGCATCACCGACAGCCAGGGTCGGCCGCTGGCCTGGATCCTGCTGTATGATTACTGTGCCATGGGGATGCTGTACACGCTGCCCGAGCACAGAGGGAAAGGCTACGCCAAAGTGCTGGTCAGCACCATGGCCAGGAGGCTCCAGGCTGACGGATACCCGGTGTACTGCTTCATCGAGGAGGAGAACACGGTCTCCTACCGGCTCTTTAAAAACCTGGGCTTCACCGAGGATCCCTCGTACAGGGCGGGATGGTTTGAGTTCAACTTTTGACCTTGTCACCATCGTGCTTTAACAGGTCACTGAAGGTTCAGCTGATGTGTTTTCAGACAAGACAACTTCTAAAGTGGAAATGTGATTAACGTGTAAACCTTAAAGACAATAAATagcttgtctttgtctttgcttgtACATTTTAGAGAATGttttaaagtgatttttacCTTTTCTGAACATATTCTGACTGAACATTGTCACATTTTAACATGAGCACAAAGTTATAGGCTCTCCAGAGGAGTGAAAGAGGGATTAACTGACACAAATCATACAATAATGATGTCCCTTTTTCATAAAGGCTGCAGGTCTGTTGATTCCTGCTTTGCTTATCAAAGGTGTACGTGCAGAATGTCCTGTGTACAGACCAGTTCcctaaaatgtatataaataaagacatttcttgtttcattcctgtttcagagtgttttctccttttcacaTCTCTGCTAAAGCAGTTCAGTCTGTTCACACTCAACTacactcttcttttttcttttttctgtttccttacAGAGAATGAAGGTTTCACAAGCCCTAAATAACAAACTTATGGTGCGTTACTTTGATTACCTTCATGGATTTATAGGCTATGACTTAGAGAAACAGTAGTCAATActgaatagaaataataaaacattttatttctatgcTACTTTTTGAAAGCAAAgtttcaaagtgctttatgtggttaaaaacacaataatagaAGTAAGAACAGTAACACTGATAATAAAACCAGTCAGTCATTTAGGGATAAACTGAATAGTGGCAGCATTAATAAAAGGTGAGTGATTAAAAGATGTCATGATGCTGCAGCCTCAGATCCCCTCATTAACATAATCATACCTGTAATATACCAGGCTGACAGATGTTATCAGACCGTCTGCTAGAAATGAAACTTAGACTTTAgagtatttatttcttttattatgtgAAGGTGATGTTTCTAAACTTACAGATTTATGATTTTCCTGaatattgttatattttgatCAGTATTCTGTGTGGCACCTATTTATTCTACAGCTAatgaatgtattatttattcCATATGGAATAAGGTAGATCGATGCACTGGACCTGTCGTGTCTCACTGTTTCATTGTGTCGTCGTGATGTAGGAAAAGGGGGTGttggtgttggggggggggcacagacaGCCTGCTGTATCTGCTCTATGAGGACATTAAAGCTCTGATCTCACTGTTAAAGAAGAGGAACATCGTTGTTCCTGCTTCTAAAAACTACTGACCTCTTTAAATCTTTTATTATGTGGATATAAAAATCTGTATTTCATGTTGCTGACCGTGTAGTAAATATTCTGGGATAATAACCCAGTCCATGGTgagctcactcactcacatgtCGAAAGTGCGGCTGAGAAACTGACTCCACCCGGAAACGTTCGCTCTAAAGaccgtttttcttttttctcttgaaCTAATTCAACAGTTTTTGGAGGGAACAACTTGGTTTCTGCATCTTTGCTCCACacgaggaggagctgctgcaccTGAAGGCACAAACAGGAGCAAGGACCGCATGAagaggagctgagaggagctgagaggagctgcGGGGCTCCAGGCGGTCTGCTGGACTCTGGAACTGCAGACTGGgggcaggaggacagacaggaggacagacaggagcacCGACATGAGCACAGACATGAGCACAGACAGgagcacagacaggaggacagacaggatcCTGGAGCTGAGCAGGGAGCAGCTGAGGATGGCTGAGAACCAGCTGAGAAGAGATCTACCTCAGTCACTGCAGGTGtgtcctctcacctcctctctgctcctctcacctcctctctgctcctctctgctcctctcacctcctctctgctcctctcacctcttctctgctcctctcagctcctctctgctcctctctgctcctctcacctcctctctgctcctctcagctcctctcacctcctctcagctcctctcagctcctGCTGGGAGcagaaggagcagaaggagcTCTGACCATCTGACAGCATCAGATGAACTCTTTCCTCTgacctttgttttgttttgaaggttTATGGCTGTTTGGTCCTCAGAAACCGATCCGACCAGGTGGGACTAGATCCTGTGCAGGTTCTTGTGGACAGGTGGCCGGACTTCAGCGTCATCGTCTGCAAGCCGCAGTATGTACAGGTAACTACAGACATCAGTGTATGTGCAGCAGCACCCTGTCTGTCAGtggctgctttttgtttttattattctctACAGTGTGGATTCATATTGGACACATCagaactatgaaggaacacaagTGGAATCAAGGTTTAATATTGTAGAACAGCTTCAGTCTTTCTCAGCTTCATGAAGTCGTCACCTGGAGTAGTTTTAATTGAACACCTGTCTTATCAAGAGTTAATTTGAGGAATTTCTTTCCTTCTTAATGAGTCTGAGACCATCAGAACCACTCTAGCTaaggaaagacagacagtccatcactactttaagacatgaaggtcagtccgTCCAGAAGATatcaagaactttgaatgtttcCACGAGTGCACTtgtgaaaaccatcaaacagctcagattagagccacagaagtgcttcacagagatcaaggaaggaaggagaggaagcagaagttctcagcacctctgggaacttCTTCAGGACGGCTGGAAAACCATCCAACATTAATCTACACTGTAGGAAACAATAAGAACAAAGACCTGAATGAGGGAGTGTCCAGACCTTTGACTGGTTCTGTTTATTCTTTGTATTTCTGCACACTAAAGCATCCTCTCATCTTTGTTTGCAGAAGGGTGATCTGTTCAAAGACACTCTGGTCTTTGCCAGAGATGAAGCCGCCCTCGAGGAGACCATAAGGAAGTCTGCTGTCGTTGACTGGACCAGACATCTGTGTCTGGGTGAGCAGTTTTAGTTCTTTTCATTAGCTGTTGAATAATAACATGCATTTAGctgttctcctcttcttttctcggCACATTGCTGCGATCACAGTGACAGATTGAGACATTTAGATCagttttattatcttttatttgaCTGTGTTCAAAGTCCCCCCCATTGTTAACAAGCGCCATTTTGTGATCAGAGAAAGATACGCCATCATTTCATGTCATATTCCTGCAGCACTAAAGCTATGAGAGCAAAGATCAGTAGTTTAGTGAACTTAAAGTACCTGAATGATTATAAAAAGTGTTGGTAAAAGCATCAACGTTTCAGAACAGGACTAAAATAAGTGGAATCTTTAATCTCAGTAACAGAACTCAGAATACAAAAGTTAGTTTTACAGTTAAATAgcttttctgttaaaaaaataataactcCATTACTTCTTTTCAAGGCATCAATGTTCGCCACATGGATATATTCAAAGCGGTGGCGGCAGAGAAAGACGTGCCCAGCAGTAAACTGGCAGTGTGTCACATGATGATATTAGAGGATGAGTCCAGGCTTCCCTCCGTGGACAGGTACAGCCAGTCCCTGCACTGATACCTCACTGTCCAGTGTGTGACCAGCTCATTGATGATTCGTCTGCTCTGTTCTGCATCAGCTCGGGGatctctctcagctctctggATGAATCGCACACCGATTTGGTGAATCAGATGTGGAAGTTTGGACAGAACAACGAGGCCGTCAGGATGATCCGCAACATGCTGGCAAACTTCCCGTCCTGCTGCGTGCTGGATGCAGAAGCTAAGCCGGTGTCCTGGATCCTAACGTACGCGTCCTGTGCCATGGGGATGCTGTACACGCTGCCCGGGCACAGAGGGAAAGGCTACGCCAAAGTGCTGGTCAGCACCATGGCCAGGAGGCTCCAGGCTGACGGATACCCGGTGTACTGCTTCATCGAGGAGGAGAACACGGTCTCCTACCGGCTCTTTAAAAACCTGGGCTTCACCGAGGATCCCTCGTACAGGGTGGCTTGGTTTGGATTCAATGATCTTTAAATACCTCATAAAAGACACGTAATATATTCTGGTTAACTGTTAAACcccctgaatgaatgaaaaaagtggagactgtgtgttttcagctcaggTTCGTCATGGCCATGCCCTGAACGCATGTCATCTGTTCTCAGAAACAGCACTCGATGCACGGCTGgatctgaaatgaaaagaaactaATGTAACTAAAAACTCATAGCACAGCCTTCAGATATGACTCAGTGAAAATTCTCTGAATTAATTTGGTCTATAAAAGGTCATATATAATGAGAATCATCAGTAACTATAGcctgaagttgttttttttttatttctgaataaaatccaattataataaataaaatggaaatagaataaaaatgattttgaaatgacCAGAAAAACGGTTCTGTCTGCTTCACCTCTGCTCTGTGAACTCCTCGAGGCGAATCAGCCACTTTTTCCAGAA
It includes:
- the cst3 gene encoding cystatin C (amyloid angiopathy and cerebral hemorrhage) codes for the protein MWKSVFPVLAAVLAVGLCGIIGGPQDIDVTDEGAQNALNFAVTQHNRGSNDLYLSQVAEVVKVQRQVVSGMKYIITVKMAKTPCRKGSINEVCAIHQDQEMARPYQCTFTVWSRPWLDDIRVDEKC
- the LOC139210581 gene encoding glycine N-acyltransferase-like protein 3 produces the protein MSTDMSTDRSTDRRTDRILELSREQLRMAENQLRRDLPQSLQVYGCLVLRNRSDQVGLDPVQVLVDRWPDFSVIVCKPQYVQKGDLFKDTLVFARDEAALEETIRKSAVVDWTRHLCLGINVRHMDIFKAVAAEKDVPSSKLAVCHMMILEDESRLPSVDSSGISLSSLDESHTDLVNQMWKFGQNNEAVRMIRNMLANFPSCCVLDAEAKPVSWILTYASCAMGMLYTLPGHRGKGYAKVLVSTMARRLQADGYPVYCFIEEENTVSYRLFKNLGFTEDPSYRVAWFGFNDL
- the LOC139210582 gene encoding glycine N-acyltransferase-like protein 3; translated protein: MKVLNREELQLAEGVLLTHLPKSLKVYGFLFGINRNKPSTLQTVVDSWPHFKVIICRPDPQNKRALEFMKKVTYFSTDEQVLRKMLTEENAVDWSTYFLMAGFDMSHAPLLREVSSDREVNNRGYTLVHLLYLPDSSHLLTPAVDSELESRISSLNLSHVELVNKTWKFGGNEKGRRNITNLIDNFPSCCITDSQGRPLAWILLYDYCAMGMLYTLPEHRGKGYAKVLVSTMARRLQADGYPVYCFIEEENTVSYRLFKNLGFTEDPSYRAGWFEFNF
- the ephx5 gene encoding epoxide hydrolase 1, producing MQRLQVLKDSFFGLDAAQQQALLGSAVAAGGILAYLLHRRRQVKSIPVGEGWWGAGERPLSEDEKIYPFKVQTSEEEIQDLHERIDRTRYADPLEDSGFHYGFNSTSLRTVVSYWRHEFDWEKQVAALNQYPHFKTKIEGLDVHFVHVRPPRRDNQRVLPLMLVHGWPGSFYEFYRILPLLTDNQDGVAFEVICPSIPGYGFSEAPRKQGFDSLAAARVFLTLMERLGFSQFYLQGGDWGSLITTNMAQMKPQCVKGLHLNMFTMRKGFKLMLSLMIGPYLPFLVGFTKEDVRRLFPFFEKNVWDILRETGYFHIQATKPDTAGCGVNDSPVGLAAYILEKFSTWTDRRNRELMDGGLDRKFSLDDLLTNVMIYWTTGSIVSSMRFYKENLKSDPDKRVDAKTGIFVPTGLAAFPGELMHCPESWAQIRYRNIYSYTFMPRGGHFAAFEEPELLANDLVQFVKKVEKL